One Cryptomeria japonica chromosome 9, Sugi_1.0, whole genome shotgun sequence genomic window carries:
- the LOC131046887 gene encoding squamosa promoter-binding-like protein 8, with translation MNPSVSCSSEERGEDNSWVCESWDNPAVAAPINAMSVGLETARQFHGRVDWDWDNSATAAAATVNNNNNSTSTNPLLRHHHHHHHHEQSDSDDQKPHIAVQPPMAAHTVASFRQYNGMGLGYSGQHHHHPLGMLNSSGMRSFGDSNSGLASSSSSFHQSLLYPEMPSFAYGGCDSRSQLAQMMSIQNHHHKHGAGAGTAVFHDIVKREDLEYQATMLNLGHRAYFSSEDSAVSRLYKRSRALPPSSQAPRCQAEGCKTDLTNAKHYHRRHKVCEFHSKAATVITGGVHQRFCQQCSRFHALSEFDEAKRSCRKRLADHNRRRRKPQPNAVTSNTETPTPALKAEEDDHSHSNKNGSGSSDTTRGVQVAPPVRTESQALMSAMSLPLMLQNSKGQMSPNPNASSANCNANPNPNGALQQHSSSHKECQQQQQQYSQNGPNLSMGLCNQRTQAQQEYSGLELALPWLRPGSEYSSSHHHRPSPPMDILHPIMSEKSDVEGYSSSIQNFLPLSTSSSRDMGGSSQWMVGNSDHESGHEHEQQMFSLLESPAAVRTEEDSSAAVEYLSHRRHHHHHHHHHQGGLGLNSKDGTMQSLRPFGQSIYDSTL, from the exons ATGAACCCTTCTGTGAGCTGTTCGTCTGAGGAGAGAGGTGAAGATAACAGTTGGGTTTGTGAGAGCTGGGATAATCCTGCAGTAGCAGCGCCTATTAACGCCATGTCTGTGGGTCTCGAGACTGCTCGCCAGTTTCATGGCCGTGTTGACTGGGATTGGGATAACTCCGCCACTGCAGCAGCAGCCACCGTGAATAACAATAACAACAGTACTAGTACTAATCCTTTGCTccgccaccaccaccaccaccaccaccatgaGCAGTCTGATTCAGATGACCAGAAGCCCCACATAGCTGTGCAGCCTCCAATGGCGGCCCACACAGTAGCAAGCTTTCGGCAATATAATGGAATGGGTCTTGGATATTCTGGTCAGCACCATCATCATCCTCTGGGCATGCTGAATTCGTCTGGGATGCGGTCCTTTGGGGATTCGAACTCGGGTCTGGCCAGTTCTTCTTCGTCTTTTCATCAGAGCTTGCTGTATCCCGAAATGCCCAGTTTTGCTTACGGTGGGTGCGATTCCAGATCCCAATTGGCCCAAATGATGAGCATTCAGAATCACCACCATAAGCATGGCGCTGGTGCTGGGACTGCTGTTTTTCATGATATTGTGAAACGGGAAGACCTTGAGTACCAGGCTACAATGCTGAATCTGGGCCACAGAGCTTATTTTTCTTCCGAGGATTCTGCTGTTAGCAGGCTTTATAAGCGCTCCCGTGCTCTCCCTCCGTCTTCTCAAGCGCCCCGCTGCCAAGCCGAGGGCTGCAAGACTGATTTAACCAATGCCAAGCACTACCATCGCCGCCATAAAGTCTGTGAATTCCACTCCAAAGCCGCCACTGTTATCACAGGAGGCGTCCACCAGCGTTTCTGCCAACAGTGCAgcag ATTCCACGCATTGTCTGAATTCGACGAGGCGAAGCGAAGCTGTAGGAAGCGCCTGGCGGATCACAACAGGCGGAGGCGCAAACCGCAGCCAAACGCAGTAACTTCAAATACAGAAACACCCACACCAGCCCTAAAAGCCGAAGAGGATGACCATAGCCATAGCAACAAAAATGGATCAGGCAGCAGTGACACCACAAGAG GTGTTCAGGTTGCGCCCCCTGTGAGAACAGAATCACAAGCCTTGATGAGCGCAATGTCTCTTCCACTGATGCTGCAAAACAGCAAAGGACAGATGAGCCCTAATCCAAACGCCTCCTCGGCCAATTGTAACGCTAACCCGAACCCTAATGGGGCGCTGCAACAGCATTCTTCTTCTCACAAGGAGTgccagcagcagcagcagcagtaTAGTCAAAACGGACCCAATTTGTCAATGGGTCTGTGCAATCAGAGAACACAAGCTCAGCAGGAATACAGTGGACTGGAGCTTGCGCTGCCATGGCTGAGACCTGGTTCAGAATACAGCTCCTCACATCATCACAGGCCATCGCCTCCCATGGATATTCTGCATCCTATTATGTCTGAAAAGTCCGATGTGGAAGGCTATTCTTCCTCTATTCAGAACTTTCTGCCTCTGAGCACATCGAGCTCAAGAGACATGGGAGGAAGCTCACAGTGGATGGTGGGGAATAGTGATCATGAAAGTGGGCATGAGCATGAACAGCAGATGTTCAGCCTCTTGGAATCGCCCGCAGCAGTGAGAACGGAAGAGGATTCGTCTGCTGCAGTAGAGTATTTATCACACcgccgtcatcatcatcatcatcatcatcatcatcaaggggGTCTGGGTTTGAACTCCAAAGATGGAACCATGCAGTCGCTCAGACCGTTCGGCCAGTCTATTTACGACTCTACTTTGTGA